The stretch of DNA AGGCCTGCCAGCTCTCGAGCGGCGCTGCGAACGCGAGCAGCGCGACGACCAGCGCGTTGGCGAGGAAGAGCCAGGCCCAGAGCCGCGTCGAAGTGCGGCAGTACGGCCGGATGAAATCCGGGGCGTAGGGCTGGATCGCGAACGCGACGCGCTCGAAGATCGATTCGCCCTGACGCAGGCTGCGCCAGAAGATCCGCGCGATCGCGAGCTGCACGAAGCCCGGCACGAGCAGCAGGAAGACCCGTTCGCCGCTCGCCGCCGAGGCCGCGACCAGAGCGATCAGCAATAGCGAGTCGGATCGGGCCGGAGAGAGCTCGCGCGGCACCGTCCGGCCGAGCGCGAAGAGCGAGCCCGCGGAGACGAGCAGAAGGCTTGCGGCGAGTGCTCGCACGCCAAAGAGCTCGACGAGCCGGCTGGAGAAGACCGGCCAGACGAAGGCCAGCACGGCCACCGCGACACCCGCGGCCAGCTGCCTCGCGTTCGGGCGCGGCAGCTCAGGCAAGGGAGCCGGAGGCAATCGCGACGCCGACGTCCGCGCTCAAAGCATTCCCCCGTTCACCGAGATCACCTGACCCGTGATGTAGCCCGCGCCGTCGCCGAACAGGTACACCACGAGCGACGCGACCTCTTCCGGCCGGCCGAGCCGCTGCATCGGCACGAGCTTCGCGAGCTCCGCGACCGGCGCGCCGGCGAGCATCTCCGTGTCGACCAGGCCCGGCGCGACGCAGTTCACGGTGATCTCGCGCTTCGCGAGCTCCGCGACCGGCGCGCCGGCGAGCATCTCCGTGTCGACCAGGCCCGGCGCGACGCAGTTCACGGTGATCTCGCGCTTCGCGAGCTCCTGCGCCAGCGATTTGGTCGCGCCGATCAGGCCGGCCTTCGAGGCGGCGTAGTTGACCTGTCCGCGGTTTCCCGCGAGACCCGCGACGGACGAGATCGCGACGATCCGACCGCCGTCGTGCAGCCGCACCAGCGGCATCACCAGCGGCCGCAGCACGTTGTAGAACCCGTCGAGGTTCGTGCGCAGCACGCGGTCCCATGCGTCGCCCGACATCGCGGGAAAGGCCGCGTCCGAGTGGATTCCGGCGGCGAGCACGACGCCCCAGTACGCGCCGTTCGCCCGCACGTCCGCCTCGAGCGCGCTCGCCGCCGCCGCGCGGTCTGCCACGTCGAAGCGCAGCGAGACGGACGCGCGCCCGAGCGCGCGCAGCTCCTTCGCCAGCGACTCCGCCTCGGCGTCGCTCGCGCGATGGCCGAGCGCGAGGTCGAAGCCCGCGCTTGCGAGCCCGAGCGCGATCGCGCGGCCGATGCCGCGGCTCGCGCCCGTGACCAGAACCCGCCGCGCGCTCATGCCCCGGCCCCGCCGGGAATCGCGAGCGCCTCGGAGACGTAGACCGAGAGCGAACCCGTCGCGACGACCTCGGGCCCCGCGCGAAGCCGGCATGCGAACGAAGCGAGCGCGCCTGCGCCGCCGGTGTAGCGCGCCTCGACCTCGAGCGTCTCTCCTGGCGCGAACTCGCGGCGCAGGAGCTCGATGCGCCTGGCGCCGACGAGCATTCCCGGAGAAGGACGCCGTCCGGCGGCTCGCGCCAGCAGGCCGCCGTGCACGGCCACGCACTGCGCCATCCACTCGAGCGCAACCCAGCCGGGCACGTGGCCCTCGGCGTCGCGGAACAGGTCGCTCGCCGCGGGATCGAGCGCGCAGACGGTTTGCGCCTGCGCATGCGAGACCACGCGCTCGAGCAGCAGCATCGGGCCCGAGTGCGGCACGAGCTCGGCCAGCTCCGCGCGCGAGCCGGCGCTCATCGGTGCGGCCGGTCGAGCGCGCTGCGCCCGTCGCGGAAGAAGTCGTACCAGTTGAACCACTGCAGCGGCGACGCGAGACAGTGCGATTCGAACTTGCGCGCCCAGCTCTCGAGCGCCTCGCGCGCGACCTTCTCGCGCTCCGCTCGCGGCACCGCGCCGCCGGCGAAGACCGGCTCGGTCACGGCGAAATAGCGCGCGTCGCCCGTCGAGGTGCAGAGCGAGAGGAACATCGGAGCGCCGAGAACCACCCCGAGCAGGAACGGCGACAGCGGAAACGCGGCGCGCCGGCCCGCGAAGAGCGTCTCGACCGGGCGCTCGCGGCCCCCCGGATGGACTCGATCGGCGAGGATGCCCACGAACTCGCCGCGATCGAGGCAGGCCTTGATGTCGAAGGCGCTGCGGATCGAGCCGGGATCGAGGCGGATCACGCGCACCAGGCTCTCGCCGCCGAGCGACGCGAAG from Deltaproteobacteria bacterium encodes:
- the fabG gene encoding 3-oxoacyl-ACP reductase FabG; translated protein: MSARRVLVTGASRGIGRAIALGLASAGFDLALGHRASDAEAESLAKELRALGRASVSLRFDVADRAAAASALEADVRANGAYWGVVLAAGIHSDAAFPAMSGDAWDRVLRTNLDGFYNVLRPLVMPLVRLHDGGRIVAISSVAGLAGNRGQVNYAASKAGLIGATKSLAQELAKREITVNCVAPGLVDTEMLAGAPVAELAKREITVNCVAPGLVDTEMLAGAPVAELAKLVPMQRLGRPEEVASLVVYLFGDGAGYITGQVISVNGGML